The Nocardioides panzhihuensis genome has a segment encoding these proteins:
- a CDS encoding DNA-3-methyladenine glycosylase family protein: MSAQRTVRPGHAVGLAAMLRPLRRGPGDPTYKIIGEDHWRAVRTPQGPATLRLRQRDTEVEAEAWGEGAEWALAHVPALLGADDHPEEFHTDDPLLATLMERFEVPRFGRTGLVMEALVPSILEQKVTSTEAFRGFGNLVRRFGEVAPGPGADHGLRLQPSPERLRTVPSWEWLRLPVDHARSKTVLQAARVAPAIERTAGLPGEEVERRLTTIPGIGEWTVAEVRQRAFGDPDAVSFGDYHIAKDVGWALTNEPWDDDRLRDYLERFRPHRARVVALIYRGAGKRPRRGPRMSPRTHLPR, encoded by the coding sequence ATGAGCGCGCAGCGGACGGTCCGCCCGGGCCATGCCGTCGGTCTCGCAGCGATGCTGCGCCCGCTTCGACGCGGGCCGGGCGACCCGACGTACAAGATCATCGGCGAGGACCACTGGCGAGCCGTGCGTACGCCGCAGGGTCCTGCCACGCTCAGGCTGCGCCAGCGTGACACCGAGGTGGAGGCCGAGGCGTGGGGGGAGGGCGCCGAGTGGGCGCTGGCCCACGTACCGGCCCTGCTCGGGGCGGACGACCACCCCGAGGAGTTCCACACCGACGACCCGTTGCTGGCGACCCTGATGGAGCGCTTCGAGGTGCCGCGTTTCGGGCGGACGGGGCTGGTGATGGAGGCGCTGGTGCCCTCGATCCTCGAGCAGAAGGTGACCAGCACCGAGGCGTTCCGCGGCTTCGGCAACCTGGTCAGGCGATTCGGCGAGGTCGCTCCCGGGCCGGGGGCCGACCACGGGCTGCGTCTGCAGCCGTCACCTGAGCGGCTCCGGACGGTCCCGAGCTGGGAGTGGCTGCGTCTGCCGGTGGACCATGCCCGCTCCAAGACCGTTCTCCAGGCGGCGAGGGTCGCGCCGGCCATCGAGCGGACTGCCGGCCTGCCTGGTGAGGAGGTCGAGCGGCGGCTGACCACCATCCCGGGGATAGGGGAGTGGACCGTGGCCGAGGTGCGCCAGCGAGCGTTCGGTGATCCCGACGCGGTCAGCTTCGGCGACTACCACATCGCCAAGGACGTCGGCTGGGCGCTGACCAACGAGCCCTGGGACGACGACCGGCTCCGCGACTATCTGGAGCGGTTCCGGCCGCATCGTGCCCGCGTCGTCGCCCTCATCTACCGGGGTGCCGGAAAGCGGCCGCGCCGGGGGCCGCGGATGTCGCCGCGGACGCATCTGCCTCGCTGA
- a CDS encoding serine hydrolase domain-containing protein — MSSRPTSLAATRAWLQDELPSLLRRRRVPAAAVGVLHDGQVVDHASGVLNLDTGVEATADALFQVGSITKLWTTDLVMQLVDEGRVGLDDEIVRHLPGFAVADEDATRTITVRHLLSHTAGFEGDVFTDHGPGDDAVERFVASMGDLPQIFAPGERFSYSNTGFAVLGRLVEVVRGTTWDRALQERLAAPMGLTHFATTAYDAIRFRAAMGHIDPAPDHVLRPGPAWGMARASGPVGAMLSMRVRDLLGYAAMHLSGGVAHDGTRVVSAASCAEVLARQVDHPASTRSDARGLGWSLDDTSQGIVGHDGQTIGQSAFFRMVPEHGLAVALLTNGGDTHGLYHDVVGHLLDDLAGVRVAADPAPPRQPPPGFDAARLLGTYRARIVDWTLCRHPDGRLWVEEVPGPEAAAVGDEPVRYQVVPYAADQVVTAEALHGAHHVFGFTGRDPAGRATHLTTSRVIPRASLEA; from the coding sequence ATGAGCTCTCGGCCCACGTCCCTCGCCGCCACCCGCGCCTGGCTCCAGGACGAGCTGCCGAGCCTGCTGAGACGGCGCCGGGTTCCTGCCGCAGCCGTCGGGGTCCTCCACGACGGGCAGGTGGTCGACCACGCGAGCGGCGTACTCAATCTCGACACCGGCGTGGAGGCGACCGCCGACGCGCTGTTCCAGGTCGGCTCGATCACCAAGCTGTGGACCACCGACCTGGTGATGCAGCTCGTCGACGAGGGCAGGGTCGGGCTCGACGACGAGATCGTCCGCCACCTGCCGGGCTTCGCGGTCGCCGACGAGGATGCCACCCGGACTATCACCGTCCGTCACCTGCTCTCTCACACCGCCGGCTTCGAGGGCGACGTCTTCACCGACCACGGGCCCGGCGACGACGCGGTCGAGCGGTTCGTCGCCTCGATGGGCGACCTGCCGCAGATCTTCGCCCCGGGGGAGCGGTTCTCCTACTCCAACACGGGGTTCGCCGTCCTGGGGCGCCTCGTCGAGGTCGTGCGCGGAACCACCTGGGACCGCGCGCTCCAGGAGCGGCTCGCGGCGCCGATGGGCCTCACCCACTTCGCCACCACGGCCTACGACGCGATCAGGTTCCGCGCCGCGATGGGGCACATCGACCCGGCCCCCGACCACGTCCTCCGACCGGGCCCCGCCTGGGGGATGGCCCGTGCCAGCGGCCCGGTCGGGGCGATGCTCTCGATGCGCGTACGCGACCTGCTCGGCTATGCCGCGATGCATCTGTCGGGCGGCGTCGCCCACGACGGCACCCGGGTCGTCTCGGCAGCCTCCTGCGCCGAGGTGCTCGCGCGGCAGGTCGACCATCCCGCCTCCACCCGATCCGACGCGCGCGGCCTGGGCTGGTCCCTCGACGACACCAGCCAGGGGATCGTCGGCCACGACGGCCAGACGATCGGGCAGTCGGCGTTCTTCCGGATGGTGCCCGAGCACGGCCTCGCGGTCGCGCTGCTCACCAACGGCGGCGACACGCACGGGCTCTACCACGACGTCGTCGGCCATCTCCTCGACGACCTCGCCGGCGTCCGGGTCGCGGCCGACCCGGCGCCACCGCGACAGCCGCCACCCGGCTTCGACGCCGCCCGCCTGCTCGGCACCTACCGCGCCCGGATCGTCGACTGGACGCTGTGCCGGCACCCCGACGGCCGGCTCTGGGTCGAGGAGGTCCCCGGCCCCGAGGCCGCCGCGGTCGGCGACGAGCCGGTGCGCTACCAGGTCGTCCCGTACGCCGCCGACCAGGTCGTCACCGCCGAGGCCCTGCACGGAGCCCACCACGTCTTCGGCTTCACCGGTCGAGACCCGGCCGGCCGCGCGACCCATCTGACGACCAGCCGGGTCATCCCGCGGGCTAGCCTCGAGGCATGA
- a CDS encoding MarR family transcriptional regulator: MDRPELGFLLSRLMREVMAREKPILEAAGLEMWDYAVLTVLAESDAPTQAQLAATTGRDKTRLIGNLDRLEAEGMVARRPDPADRRNRIVSLTSAGAEVLRRCREAIGTMETELLADLDPADRAAFERALTALAEAGR, encoded by the coding sequence GTGGATCGACCCGAGCTCGGCTTCCTGCTGTCCCGTCTGATGCGCGAGGTGATGGCTCGCGAGAAGCCGATCCTCGAGGCTGCCGGGCTGGAGATGTGGGACTACGCGGTGCTGACCGTGCTGGCCGAGTCGGACGCACCCACGCAGGCCCAGCTCGCCGCGACCACGGGCCGCGACAAGACCCGGCTGATCGGCAACCTGGACCGGCTCGAGGCCGAGGGCATGGTCGCTCGCCGGCCCGACCCGGCCGACCGTCGCAACCGGATCGTCTCCTTGACCTCCGCCGGCGCCGAGGTCCTCCGCAGGTGTCGCGAGGCCATCGGGACCATGGAGACCGAGCTGCTGGCCGACCTCGACCCGGCCGACCGGGCGGCGTTCGAGCGCGCGCTGACGGCTCTCGCGGAGGCCGGCCGATGA
- a CDS encoding TIGR03086 family metal-binding protein: protein MLTFDEMLAAYDRALYDTTTLASATDDLTIPTPCAGWDLADLFGHMVGQNLGFATAVADGDAPVAAYESVPVDSKDVARRWQESATRVRNAFGAADPEATIHLAEFGFHPTVTIALGMQLLDAAVHSWDVAAALGQAYRPAEPTVTFVLDMARQIAAQPGGTPVFGAPLPEHGSDPWGDALRLLGRDPDQAAPA from the coding sequence ATGCTTACCTTTGACGAGATGCTCGCGGCCTACGACCGCGCCCTGTACGACACCACCACGCTCGCCTCCGCGACCGACGACCTCACCATCCCCACCCCGTGCGCCGGCTGGGACCTCGCCGACCTGTTCGGGCACATGGTCGGGCAGAACCTCGGCTTCGCCACTGCGGTCGCCGACGGCGACGCACCGGTCGCCGCGTACGAGTCCGTGCCGGTCGACAGCAAGGACGTCGCGCGCAGGTGGCAGGAGTCGGCCACGCGGGTGCGCAACGCGTTCGGTGCAGCCGATCCGGAGGCGACGATCCACCTCGCCGAGTTCGGCTTCCACCCGACCGTCACGATCGCGCTGGGCATGCAGCTGCTGGACGCCGCCGTGCACAGCTGGGATGTCGCTGCCGCTCTCGGACAGGCCTACCGGCCAGCAGAGCCCACGGTCACCTTCGTCCTCGACATGGCCCGGCAGATCGCCGCGCAGCCGGGCGGGACGCCGGTGTTCGGGGCGCCGCTGCCCGAGCACGGCTCGGACCCGTGGGGCGACGCGCTGCGCCTCCTCGGGCGCGATCCGGACCAGGCGGCGCCCGCCTGA
- a CDS encoding ATP-dependent DNA ligase — translation MLLADIVSTSNSVAATRSRKAKVAALATCLGAATREELPVVTAYLGGSLLQRRTGLGWRSLTSLPAPAAEPSLTVEGVHEAFERISRLAGAGSQSERARETSTLFGSATEAEQTWLRGVVTGEVRQGALDSLVQEALAVAAQVPLPALRRAAMLSGSTVAVAGLAFDGADALDEVGLVVGRPVLPMLASSAGSVEEAMAKLGEAVVVDTKLDGIRIQAHKSGSEVRIATRTLEDITARLPEVAEIVGALPAETLVLDGEAMTLGPDGRPRPFQETASRTATRSSSDTVVAPYFFDILHLDGRDLLDHALDQRLAELDRIVPEQHRAPRLLTVDSEEAERFAADVLAAGHEGVVLKGVGLPWEAGRRGSGWIKVKPVHTLDLVVLGVEWGSGRRKGWLSNIHLGARGPDGFVMIGKTFKGMTDQMLAWQTERFTELAVTDPHSDWVVEVRPEQVVEIAFDGVQRSTRYPGGVALRFARVVRYRDDKTAAEADTLATVQQFLG, via the coding sequence ATGCTGCTCGCCGACATCGTCTCCACCTCGAACTCCGTCGCCGCGACTCGGTCACGGAAAGCGAAGGTCGCCGCCCTGGCGACATGCCTCGGCGCGGCCACGCGTGAGGAGCTACCCGTGGTGACGGCCTATCTCGGCGGCTCGCTGCTCCAGCGGCGTACCGGGCTGGGGTGGCGCTCGCTCACCTCGCTCCCCGCACCGGCAGCCGAGCCGTCGTTGACCGTCGAGGGCGTGCACGAGGCGTTCGAGCGGATCTCTCGGCTGGCCGGCGCCGGCTCGCAGAGCGAGCGGGCACGCGAGACCAGCACGCTGTTCGGCTCCGCGACCGAGGCCGAGCAGACCTGGCTGCGGGGCGTGGTGACCGGAGAGGTCCGCCAAGGCGCCCTCGACTCGCTGGTCCAGGAGGCGCTGGCGGTGGCGGCGCAGGTGCCGCTGCCGGCCCTACGCCGCGCCGCCATGCTCTCCGGCTCGACCGTCGCGGTCGCAGGGCTCGCCTTCGACGGCGCGGACGCGCTGGACGAGGTCGGGCTGGTCGTCGGACGGCCGGTGCTGCCGATGCTCGCCTCGTCCGCAGGCTCGGTCGAGGAGGCCATGGCCAAGCTCGGCGAGGCGGTCGTGGTCGACACCAAGCTCGACGGCATCAGGATCCAGGCCCACAAGTCCGGCTCGGAGGTCCGCATCGCGACGCGCACCCTGGAGGACATCACCGCGCGGCTGCCGGAGGTCGCTGAGATCGTCGGCGCCCTGCCGGCCGAGACGCTCGTGCTCGACGGCGAGGCGATGACCCTCGGCCCGGACGGGCGACCGCGGCCGTTCCAGGAGACCGCCTCGCGCACGGCGACGCGGTCGTCCTCCGACACGGTCGTGGCTCCGTACTTCTTCGACATCCTCCACCTCGACGGTCGTGACCTCCTCGACCATGCACTCGACCAGCGCCTCGCCGAGCTCGACCGGATCGTCCCCGAGCAGCACCGAGCCCCGCGGCTGCTGACCGTCGACTCCGAGGAGGCGGAGCGGTTCGCCGCCGACGTGCTCGCCGCCGGTCACGAGGGAGTCGTCCTCAAGGGGGTCGGCCTGCCCTGGGAGGCAGGGCGGCGCGGCTCGGGCTGGATCAAGGTGAAGCCGGTCCACACCCTCGACCTGGTCGTACTCGGGGTCGAATGGGGCTCAGGCCGCCGCAAGGGCTGGCTCTCCAACATCCACCTCGGCGCGCGCGGACCGGACGGGTTCGTGATGATCGGGAAGACGTTCAAGGGGATGACCGACCAGATGCTGGCCTGGCAGACCGAGCGGTTCACCGAGCTCGCCGTCACCGACCCGCACAGCGACTGGGTCGTCGAGGTCAGGCCCGAGCAGGTGGTCGAGATCGCCTTCGACGGGGTGCAGCGCTCGACCCGCTATCCGGGCGGGGTCGCATTGCGGTTCGCCCGCGTGGTGCGATACCGAGACGACAAGACCGCGGCCGAGGCGGACACCCTCGCGACGGTGCAGCAGTTCCTCGGCTAG
- a CDS encoding TetR/AcrR family transcriptional regulator: MSIRPTISGAASANGSEPDGRRSAAAARRRAREADIVAATRRIFDERGVSDAQIEDIAKAVGINRAIVYRHFTGKDEIFALTLVGYLDELRERMLVATEGDSSPTDVVRDVVGTFVDYGIEYPAFVDCAQTLMRRSGSDLLDELSESALFRLGRAMNGCLTILTKVLEDGAASGQLHVKDANLLANTLYASGLGALQLARVGILVSESAPGVPTVGTVSPDQVRDFLVTSALALTAK; encoded by the coding sequence GTGAGCATCCGACCAACCATCTCTGGCGCCGCATCAGCCAACGGATCCGAGCCCGACGGCCGCCGGTCGGCTGCGGCAGCCCGTCGCCGCGCACGCGAGGCAGACATCGTTGCCGCCACCCGCAGGATCTTCGACGAGCGCGGGGTCAGCGATGCGCAGATCGAGGACATCGCCAAGGCCGTCGGCATCAACCGGGCGATCGTCTACCGGCACTTCACCGGCAAGGACGAGATCTTCGCGCTGACCCTGGTCGGCTACCTCGACGAGCTCCGTGAGCGGATGCTGGTCGCGACCGAGGGCGACAGCTCACCCACCGACGTCGTCCGCGATGTCGTCGGCACCTTCGTCGACTACGGGATCGAGTATCCCGCCTTCGTCGACTGTGCCCAGACGCTGATGCGCCGCAGCGGCTCCGACCTCCTCGACGAGCTCTCCGAGAGCGCCCTGTTCCGCCTCGGGCGGGCGATGAACGGTTGCCTCACCATCCTCACCAAGGTCCTCGAGGACGGCGCCGCGTCCGGGCAGCTCCACGTCAAGGACGCCAACCTGCTCGCCAACACGCTCTACGCCTCCGGCCTGGGCGCTCTCCAGCTCGCCCGAGTCGGCATCCTGGTCTCCGAGTCCGCCCCCGGCGTACCCACCGTCGGCACCGTCTCCCCCGACCAGGTCCGCGACTTCCTGGTCACCTCGGCCCTGGCCCTCACCGCCAAATAG
- a CDS encoding acetyl-CoA C-acetyltransferase, whose protein sequence is MTTTRRVAIVGGNRIPFARSNGAYATASNQEMFTAVLDGLAARFGLEGERIGEVASGAVLKHSRDFNLTRESVLGSKLAPETAAVDLQQACGTGLQAATYIANKIALGQIESGIAGGTDTTSDAPIALGEKLRKILLEANRAKSNVDRVKAFAKLRPADVIPNIPANVEPRTKLSMGEHAALTAQEWGITREAQDELAAASHQKLGAAYEAGWFEDQITPFRGLEKDNNLRPGSTVEKLATLKPVFGVKGENPTMTAGNSTPLTDGASAVLFASEEWAMAKNLPVLAYFVDAEVAAVDYVTGGEGLLMAPAYAVPRLLARNGLTFDDFDFFEIHEAFASQVLSTLAAWESPDFCKDKLGLDAPLGTVPREKLNVKGSSLAAGHPFAATGGRIINNLAKLLDEKAASTGEGGRGLISICAAGGQGVVAILEK, encoded by the coding sequence ATGACCACCACTCGTCGTGTCGCCATCGTGGGCGGCAACCGTATTCCTTTCGCCCGCTCCAACGGTGCATACGCGACCGCGTCCAACCAGGAGATGTTCACCGCCGTCCTCGACGGTCTCGCCGCTCGCTTCGGCCTGGAGGGCGAGCGCATCGGCGAGGTCGCCTCCGGCGCGGTGCTCAAGCACTCGCGTGACTTCAACCTGACTCGCGAGTCCGTGCTCGGCTCCAAGCTGGCCCCCGAGACGGCGGCCGTCGACCTCCAGCAGGCCTGCGGCACCGGTCTCCAGGCGGCGACCTACATCGCCAACAAGATCGCGCTCGGGCAGATCGAGTCCGGCATCGCCGGCGGCACCGACACCACCTCCGACGCGCCGATCGCGCTGGGCGAGAAGCTCCGCAAGATCCTGCTCGAGGCCAACCGCGCCAAGAGCAACGTCGACCGGGTGAAGGCGTTCGCCAAGCTCCGCCCGGCCGACGTCATCCCCAACATCCCGGCGAACGTCGAGCCGCGCACCAAGCTCTCCATGGGTGAGCACGCCGCGCTGACCGCGCAGGAGTGGGGCATCACCCGCGAGGCTCAGGACGAGCTGGCGGCCGCCTCCCACCAGAAGCTGGGCGCTGCGTACGAGGCGGGCTGGTTCGAGGACCAGATCACCCCGTTCCGTGGCCTGGAGAAGGACAACAACCTCCGTCCGGGCTCGACCGTGGAGAAGCTCGCGACCCTCAAGCCGGTCTTCGGGGTCAAGGGCGAGAACCCGACCATGACGGCCGGCAACTCGACGCCGCTGACCGACGGTGCCTCCGCCGTGCTCTTCGCGAGCGAGGAGTGGGCCATGGCCAAGAACCTTCCGGTCCTGGCCTACTTCGTCGACGCCGAGGTCGCCGCTGTCGACTACGTCACCGGCGGCGAGGGCCTGCTGATGGCGCCCGCCTACGCGGTCCCGCGCCTGCTCGCCCGCAACGGCCTGACCTTCGACGACTTCGACTTCTTCGAGATCCACGAGGCCTTCGCCTCCCAGGTCCTCTCGACCCTCGCCGCCTGGGAGTCCCCGGACTTCTGCAAGGACAAGCTCGGCCTCGACGCCCCGCTCGGCACCGTCCCGCGCGAGAAGCTCAACGTCAAGGGGTCCAGCCTGGCGGCCGGCCACCCCTTCGCCGCCACCGGCGGCCGGATCATCAACAACCTGGCCAAGCTGCTCGACGAGAAGGCTGCCTCGACCGGCGAGGGCGGCCGCGGCCTGATCTCCATCTGCGCCGCCGGCGGTCAGGGCGTGGTGGCCATCCTGGAGAAGTAG
- a CDS encoding 3-oxoacyl-ACP reductase, producing MSDKYQSFTQSAIGKVLVKNLGLPSPAKLERYAAGAPLVKGTVLVGGRGRLAESLDGLLGELDATSTDTAAAGARFKGLVFDATGLTSTSDLVALQEFFTPVMRSLENNPRVVVIGTPPEQLTGRERVAQRALEGFTRSLGKEIGKGGTVQLVYVAKGFEGSLLSTLAFLLSPKSAYVSGQVVRIGTKNASPAAEQVDPKKPLTGKVALVTGAARGIGEEIAKVLQRDGATVVGLDIPPSEDDLKKVTPDYITADITAEDAPGKIASYLEEKFGGVDIVVHNAGVTLDKKLANQKADRFGTVLEINISAPERITAKLLEQNLIRPNGRIIGVSSIAGIAGNLGQTSYGASKAAVIGFVDSLAEELPDGITINAVAPGFIITQMTAAVPFATREVGQRLNAMSQGGLPVDVAETIAWYASPASTAVNGNVVRVCGQMMLGA from the coding sequence ATGAGCGACAAGTACCAGAGCTTCACCCAGTCGGCGATCGGCAAGGTCCTCGTCAAGAACCTCGGGCTGCCGAGCCCCGCCAAGCTCGAGCGGTACGCAGCCGGCGCCCCGCTCGTGAAGGGCACCGTCCTCGTCGGCGGCCGTGGTCGTCTGGCCGAGTCGCTGGACGGGCTCCTCGGCGAGCTGGACGCGACCTCGACCGACACCGCGGCAGCCGGCGCGCGCTTCAAGGGCCTCGTCTTCGACGCCACCGGTCTCACCTCCACCAGCGACCTGGTCGCGCTCCAGGAGTTCTTCACGCCGGTGATGCGCAGTCTGGAGAACAACCCGCGCGTCGTCGTCATCGGCACCCCGCCCGAGCAGCTCACCGGCCGCGAGCGGGTCGCCCAGCGGGCGCTGGAGGGCTTCACCCGCAGCCTCGGCAAGGAGATCGGCAAGGGCGGCACCGTCCAGCTCGTCTACGTCGCCAAGGGCTTCGAGGGTTCGCTGCTCTCCACGCTGGCCTTCCTGCTCTCCCCGAAGAGCGCCTACGTCTCCGGTCAGGTCGTCCGGATCGGCACCAAGAACGCCTCCCCGGCCGCCGAGCAGGTGGACCCGAAGAAGCCGCTGACCGGAAAGGTCGCGCTCGTCACCGGCGCCGCGCGGGGCATCGGCGAGGAGATCGCGAAGGTCCTGCAGCGCGACGGCGCGACCGTCGTCGGTCTCGACATCCCGCCGTCCGAGGACGACCTGAAGAAGGTCACCCCGGACTACATCACCGCCGATATCACCGCCGAGGACGCCCCGGGGAAGATCGCCTCCTACCTCGAGGAGAAGTTCGGCGGCGTCGACATCGTCGTCCACAACGCCGGCGTCACCCTCGACAAGAAGCTCGCGAACCAGAAGGCCGACCGCTTCGGCACGGTGCTGGAGATCAACATCTCCGCCCCTGAGCGGATCACCGCCAAGCTGCTCGAGCAGAACCTGATCCGCCCCAACGGACGCATCATCGGCGTCTCCTCGATCGCCGGCATCGCCGGCAACCTGGGCCAGACCTCCTACGGCGCGTCGAAGGCCGCCGTCATCGGCTTCGTCGACTCGCTGGCCGAGGAGCTCCCCGACGGCATCACCATCAACGCGGTCGCGCCGGGCTTCATCATCACCCAGATGACCGCCGCCGTTCCGTTCGCGACCCGCGAGGTCGGCCAGCGGCTCAACGCGATGTCGCAGGGCGGTCTGCCGGTCGACGTGGCCGAGACCATCGCCTGGTACGCCTCCCCCGCCTCCACCGCGGTCAACGGCAACGTCGTGCGGGTCTGCGGCCAGATGATGCTGGGGGCCTGA
- a CDS encoding MaoC family dehydratase, protein MSDTFTGRSGPGMLIRAALPAIPGVNSLPGIKKTGVAYEELGLAREPVVLERGAVDAYAELCGFPIKDTVPLPYPHMLAFPLHMALMSSPDFPSPAMGMVHIENSISGYRPISVGEAVAVTATVGQPEPHPVGQAYRFLTVATVEGEVVWESTSTYLVRGKRNPEVTWRSDLAEVEPSGPVFPLKADLGRRYAKVAGDYNPIHLYPLTAKALGFNRQIAHGMWTKARCIAALENRLPGSVRVDVAFKKPVFLPSSVAFGSLKHLDGYDFSLHKRGSDTLHLVGRTTAL, encoded by the coding sequence ATGAGCGACACCTTCACCGGCAGGTCCGGTCCCGGGATGCTCATCAGGGCAGCCCTCCCCGCGATCCCGGGCGTCAACTCCCTTCCGGGGATCAAGAAGACCGGCGTCGCCTACGAGGAGCTCGGCCTGGCCCGCGAGCCCGTCGTCCTCGAGCGGGGTGCGGTCGACGCCTACGCCGAGCTGTGCGGCTTCCCGATCAAGGACACCGTGCCGCTCCCCTACCCGCACATGCTGGCCTTCCCGCTGCACATGGCGCTGATGTCCTCGCCGGACTTCCCCTCGCCCGCGATGGGGATGGTCCACATCGAGAACTCGATCAGCGGCTACCGCCCGATCTCGGTCGGCGAGGCGGTCGCGGTCACCGCCACCGTGGGACAGCCCGAGCCGCACCCGGTCGGCCAGGCGTACCGGTTCCTGACCGTCGCCACCGTGGAGGGTGAGGTCGTGTGGGAGTCGACCTCGACGTACCTGGTCCGGGGCAAGCGGAACCCGGAGGTGACGTGGCGCTCGGATCTCGCTGAGGTGGAGCCCTCGGGCCCGGTCTTCCCGCTCAAGGCCGACCTCGGCCGGCGCTACGCCAAGGTCGCCGGCGACTACAACCCGATCCACCTGTATCCGCTGACCGCGAAGGCGCTCGGGTTCAACCGGCAGATCGCTCACGGGATGTGGACGAAGGCGCGCTGCATCGCGGCGCTGGAGAACCGCCTGCCCGGGTCCGTGCGTGTGGACGTGGCGTTCAAGAAGCCGGTCTTCCTGCCCTCCTCGGTCGCGTTCGGGTCGCTCAAGCACCTGGACGGCTACGATTTCTCGCTCCACAAGCGCGGCTCCGACACCCTCCACCTCGTGGGGCGCACGACCGCTCTTTGA
- a CDS encoding PIN domain-containing protein: MHRSALARMSTSPDAEKWSRLIELGQVRITTTTLLEIGHLARSEREWSELVEDVPVIHMPLAPLTPRTEARALEIQRIVLRGGRHRAPSVPDLLVAAVAEEADLTVLHADNDVDLITRTTGQPAERLRA, encoded by the coding sequence ATGCACCGGTCGGCGCTCGCCCGGATGTCCACCAGCCCCGATGCTGAGAAGTGGTCCCGCCTGATCGAGCTGGGACAAGTACGCATCACCACCACCACGCTGCTCGAGATCGGCCACCTGGCCCGATCGGAGCGTGAATGGTCCGAGCTCGTCGAGGACGTGCCGGTGATCCACATGCCGCTCGCGCCCCTCACCCCTCGTACGGAGGCCCGGGCGCTGGAGATCCAGCGCATCGTGCTGCGCGGCGGCCGTCACCGGGCCCCGTCGGTCCCGGACCTGCTCGTCGCTGCGGTCGCCGAGGAAGCCGACCTCACGGTGCTCCACGCCGACAACGACGTCGATCTCATCACCCGCACGACCGGTCAGCCGGCCGAGCGGCTCCGCGCCTGA
- a CDS encoding ArsC/Spx/MgsR family protein: MDQITVYEKPTCTTCRNLFSLLKEEGVDFEKVDYHVLGLRTEEVKEILAKTGLSAHEVLRKREPVYKELDLGKRDLSEDELVDLMVKHPALLERPIVLKGDRGVLARPIEKVRELF; encoded by the coding sequence GTGGATCAGATCACCGTGTACGAGAAGCCGACCTGCACGACCTGTCGGAACCTGTTCTCCCTTCTCAAGGAGGAGGGCGTCGACTTCGAGAAGGTCGACTACCACGTCCTCGGTCTTCGGACCGAGGAGGTCAAGGAGATCCTCGCCAAGACCGGACTGAGCGCTCACGAGGTGCTGCGCAAGCGCGAGCCGGTCTACAAGGAGCTCGACCTGGGCAAGCGCGACCTGTCCGAGGACGAGCTGGTCGACCTGATGGTGAAGCACCCCGCTCTGCTGGAGCGCCCGATCGTGCTCAAGGGCGACCGCGGCGTGCTGGCCCGGCCGATCGAGAAGGTGCGCGAGCTCTTCTGA
- a CDS encoding acyl-CoA thioesterase, producing MTTEAVAADQAVAELVGVLDLVEIDKDLFHGATTTRNSRGRAYGGQVAAQALMAAIRSADAAFTVHSMHSYFLLPGDPSYPIVYEVERIRDGRSFETRRVRARQKGRDIYYLTANFQREETGFEHQDAMPSVPPPEKCIDFLKMMADSGSPEAVSLAREWEAVEVRAVGNSLLGIEPDPTRPAQQRLWIRLGAELPDDLDIQRGAFTWASDISLLGASLAAHSLDHKGIQMASLDHTIWFHRPFRADEWWLYDQESPSAYGGRGLSIGRVFTADGILAATVAQEGLIRPPLG from the coding sequence ATGACGACCGAGGCCGTAGCGGCGGATCAGGCAGTGGCGGAGCTGGTAGGCGTGCTCGACCTGGTCGAGATCGACAAGGATCTCTTCCATGGCGCCACCACGACCCGCAACTCGCGCGGACGTGCCTACGGCGGCCAGGTGGCCGCACAGGCGCTGATGGCCGCGATTCGATCAGCCGACGCCGCCTTCACGGTGCACTCGATGCACTCCTACTTCCTGCTCCCGGGTGACCCGTCCTACCCGATCGTCTACGAGGTCGAACGGATCCGCGACGGCCGCTCCTTCGAGACGAGGCGGGTCCGCGCGCGCCAGAAGGGGCGCGACATCTACTACCTCACCGCCAACTTCCAGCGGGAGGAGACCGGCTTCGAGCACCAGGACGCGATGCCGTCGGTCCCGCCGCCGGAGAAGTGCATCGACTTCCTGAAGATGATGGCCGACTCCGGCAGCCCGGAGGCGGTCTCGCTGGCTCGCGAGTGGGAGGCGGTCGAGGTGCGCGCGGTCGGCAACTCCCTGCTCGGCATCGAGCCCGACCCGACTCGTCCCGCTCAGCAGCGGCTGTGGATCCGGCTGGGCGCCGAGCTCCCCGACGATCTTGACATCCAGCGCGGTGCCTTCACCTGGGCCTCCGACATCTCGCTCCTCGGCGCCTCCTTGGCTGCCCACTCCCTGGACCACAAGGGCATCCAGATGGCCTCGCTGGACCACACCATCTGGTTCCACCGGCCCTTCCGTGCCGACGAGTGGTGGCTCTACGACCAGGAGAGCCCGTCGGCGTACGGCGGCCGCGGTCTGTCCATCGGGCGCGTCTTCACCGCCGACGGCATCCTGGCCGCCACGGTCGCCCAAGAGGGCCTCATCCGCCCGCCGCTCGGCTAG